A part of Pirellulales bacterium genomic DNA contains:
- a CDS encoding DUF1559 domain-containing protein has translation MGIPPPWPDSLASGLRPGVKSIAAGPDSSFFSCGSAKPLFVKESAMSEEPRGYQFRLRDLLALFVVFALVWALCAPGIITTRITSLRISCRNAIRYLPIAVHNYNDAQKSLPPLYFSGFPQEGLAADVKAGDADDPRNPQNILNPANPAVADQYSFLVRLMPYIEEDASYKQISRASNKFTLKRSRVTIPNPAGGTYRNSKVSLEQLPISAFICPSYSGDCSNTGRYSVVDPAKSVYGVTNYIATPATAQQRFCQEAPDSVAEGVIIPGKLSRGISMAGICDGTSKTIMMCESKEGMNPQPVNGQAPPNCNSWSDPRCVWACGFPVEFTTGTAVDKGKASTPPCILTGPKGHYFQGISPPNDNVTALNYGPDATLKNPVFYNTTAEPLRWWGPSSDHTGDVVIVAFADSSVMELVSSMVHPRVYIAMLSRRGGDDPAGDYSDRD, from the coding sequence ATGGGGATTCCCCCGCCGTGGCCAGATTCGCTCGCCAGCGGCCTCCGCCCGGGTGTAAAATCAATAGCCGCGGGGCCGGATTCATCTTTTTTTTCTTGCGGCTCCGCGAAACCTCTTTTCGTGAAGGAGTCTGCCATGTCCGAGGAACCACGTGGGTATCAGTTTAGGTTACGGGATCTGTTAGCGCTTTTTGTTGTTTTTGCGCTAGTCTGGGCGCTATGTGCGCCTGGAATTATTACGACAAGGATTACATCACTGAGAATCTCTTGTCGCAACGCCATCCGCTATCTGCCAATCGCGGTCCACAATTACAACGACGCACAAAAGTCTCTGCCGCCGTTGTACTTTTCCGGCTTTCCGCAGGAAGGTTTGGCCGCCGATGTCAAAGCGGGCGACGCGGATGACCCCCGCAATCCGCAGAATATCTTGAACCCGGCCAATCCCGCCGTCGCGGATCAGTACAGCTTTCTGGTACGGCTAATGCCGTATATCGAGGAGGATGCGAGCTACAAGCAGATTTCGAGAGCGTCCAACAAATTCACGCTCAAGCGGTCCCGCGTTACAATACCAAATCCCGCGGGAGGGACGTACAGAAACAGCAAAGTTTCGCTCGAACAACTACCAATATCCGCGTTCATCTGCCCTTCCTACTCCGGCGATTGTTCCAACACCGGCCGTTACAGCGTGGTCGATCCGGCCAAGTCCGTGTACGGCGTAACCAACTACATCGCCACGCCCGCGACCGCGCAGCAGCGGTTTTGCCAGGAAGCGCCCGACAGCGTGGCGGAGGGAGTGATCATTCCCGGAAAGTTGTCGCGCGGCATCTCGATGGCCGGCATTTGCGACGGCACGTCCAAAACAATCATGATGTGCGAATCCAAAGAGGGGATGAATCCTCAGCCAGTGAATGGCCAAGCGCCCCCCAACTGCAATAGCTGGTCCGACCCGCGCTGCGTCTGGGCGTGCGGTTTTCCGGTGGAGTTTACGACAGGCACAGCCGTTGATAAAGGAAAGGCCAGTACGCCGCCATGCATTTTAACAGGCCCAAAGGGGCATTACTTTCAGGGAATTTCGCCACCAAATGACAATGTGACCGCGCTCAACTATGGACCGGATGCGACGTTGAAAAACCCCGTTTTTTATAACACCACGGCGGAGCCTCTGCGCTGGTGGGGTCCCAGCAGCGATCACACGGGGGACGTGGTGATCGTCGCTTTTGCGGATAGCTCGGTAATGGAATTGGTCTCCAGCATGGTTCATCCCAGGGTTTATATTGCAATGCTATCGCGTCGTGGCGGGGATGATCCTGCGGGTGATTATAGCGATAGAGATTGA
- a CDS encoding HAMP domain-containing sensor histidine kinase translates to MPDFPHPPSSRDMTNNGHIAPPRDAFDTKLRNAKLAALREFAYGAGHEINNPLANISARAQALLRGETDTAKRQTLAMIIAQAQRAHEMIADLMLFAKPPALRREKISVGPWLLGLLEKFHPVAEAKSVGLAWKLPGDLPVIFADPVQLAVALRAVLQNACDVLTAGGEIAVTASVEIPPRPPGKGSLALPLPPGEGRSEGMQGSGGAGERWSGGEEVQAEAVPGELMPGELMPGEEANTTPPLPPGEGRGEGLEIIIQDNGPGLTDREREHLFDPFFSGREAGRGLGFGLCKAWRIITDHGGTIDVTSEPGQGCTARIWLPTMGSGV, encoded by the coding sequence ATGCCGGATTTCCCCCACCCCCCCTCATCCCGTGACATGACCAATAACGGGCATATAGCCCCGCCGCGGGATGCTTTTGACACAAAGCTTCGCAACGCCAAGCTGGCCGCGCTGCGGGAATTTGCCTACGGGGCGGGGCACGAAATCAATAATCCGCTGGCCAATATCTCCGCCCGTGCCCAGGCGCTCTTACGGGGCGAAACCGACACCGCCAAACGGCAAACCCTGGCGATGATTATCGCCCAGGCGCAACGGGCCCACGAGATGATCGCCGATTTGATGCTCTTTGCCAAACCCCCGGCGCTGCGAAGGGAAAAAATTTCCGTCGGACCGTGGCTCCTCGGCCTGTTAGAGAAATTCCATCCCGTGGCCGAAGCCAAGTCCGTGGGGCTTGCCTGGAAATTGCCTGGCGACCTTCCAGTGATCTTTGCCGATCCGGTCCAACTGGCGGTCGCATTGCGGGCGGTCTTACAGAATGCGTGCGATGTGCTGACAGCGGGAGGGGAAATTGCCGTTACCGCTAGTGTTGAAATTCCCCCTCGCCCTCCGGGAAAAGGTTCCTTAGCTCTCCCTCTCCCCCCGGGAGAGGGCCGGAGTGAGGGTATGCAGGGGAGCGGGGGAGCAGGAGAGCGGTGGAGCGGGGGTGAAGAGGTGCAGGCTGAGGCGGTGCCGGGCGAATTGATGCCTGGTGAATTGATGCCGGGTGAGGAGGCAAATACCACTCCCCCTCTTCCCCCGGGAGAGGGTCGGGGTGAGGGGCTAGAAATCATTATTCAGGACAATGGCCCCGGTTTAACCGACCGCGAACGGGAGCACCTGTTTGATCCGTTCTTTAGTGGGCGTGAGGCCGGCCGCGGGCTGGGCTTTGGCCTGTGCAAAGCTTGGCGCATTATCACCGACCACGGTGGAACCATCGACGTCACCAGCGAACCAGGCCAGGGATGCACGGCGCGAATTTGGCTGCCAACCATGGGGTCGGGAGTCTGA
- the gltX gene encoding glutamate--tRNA ligase gives MVRTRFAPSPTGYLHIGGVRTALFNWLFARQHGGQFLLRIDDTDAQRNVEAALAPILHGFRWLGIDWDEGPEVGGPYEPYFQSQRLPHYQAAVQKLLASGHAYRDFATTEELAAERAAAEAAKQTFVYSRRWLAETDEQAKQYEAEGRAGVVRLKMPRTGTLVIPDLIRGNVEFAWASEQDHVIQRADGTCLYHLASVVDDHDFAITHVIRAEEHLSNTPRQIFIAQSLGYELPQYAHLPYVAEPGSKTKLSKRKLEKYLKNKEFAALNDHGQGIATKLGLNLAADTFNPVIVDFYEQVGYLPQAIVNYLLLLGWSLDDKTEYFTREEMIRDFTLARVNKAPASFDPKKLQAFQDHYFAELPAKQKVPRLIDFLQRAGHLPKPVDCAVGPYVLQIIAAAGDRIKVFGDILNFTEFFVPDEELVYDQAAVEKTFAQPMARQLLDEFRDTLAAVPDFAVAPLEAALQAFVAAKAIKPGDLIHPLRLALCGKTVGMGLYDTLAILGRARSLARIDRLLSKAGK, from the coding sequence ATGGTTCGCACCCGTTTTGCCCCCAGTCCCACCGGTTATTTGCACATCGGCGGAGTGCGGACCGCGCTCTTTAATTGGTTGTTTGCCCGGCAACATGGCGGGCAGTTTTTACTGCGCATCGACGATACCGACGCGCAGCGCAATGTTGAGGCGGCCCTGGCTCCCATTTTGCACGGGTTTCGCTGGTTAGGGATCGACTGGGACGAAGGCCCCGAAGTCGGCGGGCCGTATGAGCCGTACTTTCAGTCCCAGCGTTTGCCGCATTATCAGGCCGCCGTGCAAAAGCTGCTCGCCAGCGGGCATGCCTATCGCGATTTTGCCACGACCGAGGAATTAGCCGCCGAGCGCGCCGCCGCCGAAGCCGCCAAACAAACCTTTGTCTATAGCCGCCGCTGGCTGGCCGAAACCGACGAACAAGCCAAGCAATACGAGGCCGAGGGGCGCGCCGGGGTGGTCCGGCTAAAAATGCCCCGTACGGGCACTCTGGTGATTCCCGACCTGATCCGCGGCAATGTGGAATTCGCCTGGGCCAGCGAGCAGGACCATGTCATCCAGCGGGCGGACGGCACGTGCCTGTACCATCTGGCCAGCGTGGTGGACGATCACGACTTTGCCATTACGCATGTCATTCGCGCGGAAGAGCACCTGAGCAATACGCCGCGGCAGATTTTTATCGCCCAGTCGCTGGGGTATGAGTTACCGCAATACGCGCATTTGCCCTACGTGGCCGAGCCAGGGAGCAAAACCAAGCTAAGCAAGCGCAAGCTGGAAAAGTATTTAAAGAACAAAGAATTCGCCGCGCTGAACGATCATGGGCAGGGAATTGCGACAAAGTTGGGGTTAAATCTGGCGGCGGACACCTTTAACCCCGTCATTGTCGATTTTTATGAGCAAGTGGGATATCTGCCCCAGGCGATCGTCAACTACCTGCTGCTGTTGGGTTGGTCGCTGGATGACAAGACCGAATATTTTACCCGCGAGGAAATGATCCGTGATTTTACGCTCGCGCGGGTGAACAAGGCCCCGGCCAGCTTTGACCCCAAAAAGCTGCAAGCGTTTCAGGACCATTACTTTGCGGAGCTTCCCGCCAAGCAAAAAGTCCCCCGCCTGATCGATTTCTTGCAGCGGGCGGGGCATTTGCCCAAACCGGTCGATTGCGCAGTCGGGCCGTATGTGCTGCAAATCATCGCCGCCGCAGGGGACCGGATCAAGGTCTTTGGAGATATTCTAAACTTTACCGAATTTTTTGTGCCGGACGAAGAACTGGTTTATGACCAAGCCGCGGTGGAAAAGACTTTTGCCCAGCCGATGGCGCGGCAATTGTTAGATGAATTTCGCGACACGTTGGCCGCCGTGCCGGACTTTGCGGTAGCGCCGCTGGAGGCCGCGCTGCAAGCGTTTGTCGCGGCCAAGGCGATCAAACCGGGGGACCTTATCCATCCACTGCGCTTGGCCCTCTGCGGCAAAACTGTCGGCATGGGCCTGTATGACACGCTGGCGATTCTGGGCCGCGCGCGGTCGCTCGCGCGGATCGACCGACTGTTGAGCAAGGCGGGAAAATGA
- a CDS encoding helix-turn-helix transcriptional regulator, with product MNIQQQLNDRKRNLRMSLRDISRRSGVSRPTLNRLFAGNEAISSKAIAAVAQALGCELTILPCQETNLMLKEQALRKARQLADITQATSALEGQGLTTDEYEALVEQTYIQLMAGSKRKLWQ from the coding sequence ATGAACATCCAGCAACAATTAAATGATCGTAAACGCAATCTGCGCATGAGTTTACGTGATATTTCCCGACGTAGCGGCGTTTCCCGGCCCACGTTGAATCGTCTTTTTGCAGGAAACGAGGCAATTAGCAGTAAAGCCATCGCTGCGGTGGCACAGGCCCTGGGTTGTGAATTAACCATTCTGCCGTGTCAAGAAACAAACCTCATGCTCAAAGAGCAAGCCCTAAGAAAAGCCCGACAATTGGCGGACATCACGCAGGCAACATCCGCGCTCGAGGGTCAAGGGCTAACGACAGATGAATACGAGGCTTTGGTCGAGCAGACGTACATTCAACTGATGGCGGGTTCCAAGCGAAAGTTGTGGCAGTGA
- a CDS encoding response regulator — translation MKDVYTTGEAAKICKVSQQTIIRCFDSGQLKGFRVPGSRFRRIPRAELFMFMRDNGIPTDALESGKRKLLIVDDDIALVELMVDMLERDGRFEIRTVNNGFDAGMMVKEYHPDLLVLDVMLPDINGKEVCQRVRGDSTMDDVKIICISGMVEADKIEDLKLSGANDFLQKPFEIDALIDRICAHLDMESVTAS, via the coding sequence ATGAAAGATGTCTACACCACTGGCGAAGCGGCTAAAATCTGCAAAGTCAGTCAACAAACGATCATTCGCTGCTTTGATTCGGGCCAGTTAAAGGGCTTTCGCGTCCCGGGCAGCCGGTTTCGGCGGATTCCCCGCGCCGAACTATTCATGTTCATGCGCGATAACGGCATTCCGACCGACGCGCTTGAAAGCGGCAAGCGCAAATTGCTGATTGTCGATGACGACATCGCGCTGGTCGAACTGATGGTCGATATGCTTGAACGGGATGGCCGTTTTGAGATCCGCACCGTCAATAACGGCTTTGACGCCGGTATGATGGTCAAGGAATACCACCCCGACCTGCTGGTGCTGGATGTGATGCTGCCTGATATCAATGGAAAGGAAGTTTGCCAGCGGGTGCGCGGCGACTCCACCATGGATGACGTCAAAATCATCTGCATCAGCGGCATGGTCGAAGCGGACAAAATCGAAGACCTCAAACTATCCGGCGCGAACGACTTTTTGCAAAAGCCGTTCGAGATCGACGCGCTCATCGACCGCATCTGCGCCCATTTGGATATGGAAAGCGTCACCGCCAGCTAG
- the tnpA gene encoding IS200/IS605 family transposase — protein sequence MPQSLSFILTHIIFSTKDRTPCLNEQILPSLHAYLATVTRNLKCECYRVGGVADHVHLAVRMSRTVTMAEVIEELKTSSSKWLKQQDRVFINFHWQRGYGAFSVGPADLDALRTYIDNQAIHHQQRTFQDEFRAFLTKYGIEYDERYVWD from the coding sequence ATGCCTCAATCTCTTTCCTTTATCCTGACGCACATTATTTTTAGCACCAAGGATCGTACGCCTTGCTTAAACGAACAGATTTTACCCTCCTTGCATGCCTACTTGGCAACAGTGACCAGGAACCTCAAATGCGAATGTTATCGTGTAGGCGGGGTGGCCGATCATGTGCATCTGGCGGTGCGAATGTCCAGAACCGTTACGATGGCCGAAGTGATTGAAGAACTAAAAACCAGCTCGTCCAAATGGCTTAAGCAACAAGACCGAGTCTTTATAAATTTTCATTGGCAGCGGGGATATGGAGCATTTTCAGTGGGACCGGCCGATTTGGATGCCTTGCGCACGTACATTGATAACCAAGCCATACATCATCAACAGCGTACATTTCAGGACGAGTTCCGCGCATTCCTGACAAAATATGGGATTGAGTATGACGAGCGGTATGTCTGGGACTAA
- a CDS encoding transcriptional repressor, with amino-acid sequence MTAENPAEPALENVRKRLREANLRCTAARLWVMQELIKAHAPLSHAQVADTLAPQGFDRATIYRNLIELSDAGLVSRIELGDHVWRFELKRPNQDGTLDHPHFVCVDCGEVTCLPDVNINLKPAAGSVGSPIMAVTEVLLKGRCGHCPTSV; translated from the coding sequence GTGACCGCCGAAAACCCCGCCGAACCTGCTCTCGAAAACGTCCGCAAACGCTTACGCGAAGCCAATTTACGCTGCACCGCGGCCAGACTTTGGGTAATGCAGGAATTGATCAAGGCTCACGCCCCCCTTAGCCACGCCCAGGTGGCGGACACGCTGGCCCCGCAAGGTTTTGACCGGGCGACAATCTACCGCAACCTGATTGAATTATCGGACGCGGGGCTGGTCTCGCGGATTGAACTGGGGGACCATGTTTGGCGATTTGAACTCAAGCGTCCCAATCAAGATGGCACCTTGGACCACCCCCACTTTGTCTGCGTGGATTGTGGCGAAGTGACTTGCCTGCCCGATGTGAATATCAATCTCAAGCCCGCGGCCGGTTCGGTCGGCTCACCTATCATGGCCGTGACCGAAGTCTTGCTCAAGGGGCGCTGTGGGCATTGCCCCACATCAGTGTAG
- a CDS encoding GlsB/YeaQ/YmgE family stress response membrane protein — MLLAGKIVVWLLVGAFAGTLAGRLVTLSKEGYGHWTNFAIGIVGALVGGLIFWLFSIDLGLGELKVTFEDLLSAFVGSLVCVFAWWIYEKNASKTPTAPADSKLKL; from the coding sequence ATGTTGCTCGCGGGTAAAATCGTGGTCTGGCTACTGGTAGGGGCGTTCGCTGGCACTCTCGCCGGGCGGCTGGTCACGCTCAGCAAGGAAGGCTATGGGCACTGGACCAATTTTGCCATCGGCATTGTTGGGGCACTCGTGGGGGGGCTGATTTTTTGGCTCTTTAGCATCGACCTGGGCCTGGGGGAACTCAAAGTCACGTTCGAGGATTTGCTGTCGGCGTTTGTCGGCTCGCTGGTCTGCGTGTTTGCCTGGTGGATCTATGAAAAGAACGCCAGTAAGACCCCCACCGCGCCGGCGGATTCCAAGCTGAAGCTATAG